Sequence from the Aspergillus nidulans FGSC A4 chromosome III genome:
GTCTTGAAAAGCCACATAGTCACTTCCGGCTCCTAGAGGTGCAAACCTCTTGTTCTTTTGCTCCCAAATGTCTTTTAGGGTCTCGTTCGTAACGGGATCTGAAATTCGGCCTAGGACTTGCATGACAACGCGCTCGTAGAGAGGACAGCCGGAAGCTTCAAAGTCCGTGCCGCTGACACCGACGTCCACGTTGATATACGCGTACGCATTCCCGTGCAAATTGTCCATGCTGTCCTCGACATGCTCCGTAGAACCGATCAGGTTATACTCTTCTGCATCCCAGCTAGCAAACTCAATTGTCCGCAGTGGCCGCCAGCCGAACGTCAGGAGTTCACCGAAGACGCGCACAAGTTCCAGGAAAACAGCAGTTCCACTGCCCGGGTCTGCACTCCCTAAGCACCACGAGTCACGATGATTGCCCACAATGATCTTTTTTTCCGGTTCTTCCATTCCGTGAATCCTTCCAATAACGTTGTAAATAGGCTGTCGATCCACTTCATCCTGAAGGTTCATGAGATTCACAGTAGGCGACTTCTCGTCGCCTGTCCACCATTGCTTGACCTTGGGAACACCgccaacccatttcttcgGCACCTTTGACCCGTGCCCTTCAAGCACCTGCAGAAGCCTCTGCGCGTCACGCCATGCCAGAGGAAGACTCGGAATGCCTGGCATGCCTGTTGTTTGCTCCAGACTCAACCTCGTTTTCATTTGTGGCGTCGACGCAAACCCTGGAGACAGTACGTCCCCAACCACATACGACATCTGACTCACGGCGCCCCTTTGAACGCCATCCGCGGGCATGAAGCGGCCCTTTGGGTAGGCCGCACCTCTAACAAACCCATCATCAGACGGGTCGGAATAGATAATACACCCGGCCGCACCAGCGAGTTCGGCGGCTTTGACCTTCAGAGCACGATCTGATTCGGTCCCATAATACCGGACGAGAGCGATGGAGCCATTCAAATTGATCCCTTTGTCCGCCAAATACTGGAAATCTTCCCGGGATCCATAGTTTGCGTAGACGAGATGACCGGTGACATTCCCTGATTTTGAATGTCCATGAAAGACCGGTGTCTCGCTGTCATTCTCCTCAAGAATAGCCTCCCACCTGAGATCGGGTGGGTCAATAATAGCTATCCGCCGCCCGTCTTCCTTGGGGTAATTTAGATACACCTCATACTTCTCCATTTCGATCGTCTCCAAGCCTGCTTCCTCGAATTCCCGCTGTATCCATTCTGCAAGCACGTAGCTTCCTTCGGTACCGGCCATGTGCGGAAACTCAGTCACCCTCCTCAAGTATTCAGCGATATTCGTCTCGTTGATATGGCCCTGGACGAAATTCTCCACTGACGCCGCGCTATATGACTGGCCCATCATAAATCGTGAACTAAAATTAAACACATCCGAGACAACGAACACATAGATGACAGCGATGACGAGTAATAAACCGAACAGGCGAAGCAGGATAATGCATCCGTTAGAGTTGAAACTCGTCCGAGCTGAATTCAGGTTGATTGTGAATTTGAAATTAGGTAGGAACCGGCGAAGCGGGAGATGTATCGACGATAACGTCCTGCCGAGATTACTGAACGGCTTGGAAAGTCGAGACCGTAATCGCGAACGTTGAGAGCTCTGCTGACtgccatcctcaacatccatCTGATTAAGCTCCCCGCGCAATTCCTCCAGCGAGCCCCTTTCCGAAGCGGCAGGCGAAGAGCCTAGGTCATCGACGCTATTTCGAGCGGACTCAACGGTAGGAGGGTGATAGCCATGAGGCCGCGACTGAGGCCCGTCGCGGGCAGCGGACTCACGGGTCTCGTGAAGCAGGGCCTGGCCTTCGGCGGCCGGGTCGTCGGTCACATCGGCGGCGAGATGCGTTCGGGACGAGCTCGGTCGGTCGGCGATGGCCTCTTCGTAAGACGGGATTGGGAGAGAATCATATTCGTATTTCTGATCTTTAGTCATGACGGATAATTTGAGGCTCTAGGGAGCCGTGCAAGCTGGATAGGGAGGCAGATAGTCGGAATCGGCGCAACGGGATCATGATCTGGGGAAAGGAACGACTAGCATAGACATGCTCCCTGACACGAAACGATCGAGAAAAGAACCACCAAAGATATTAGAAAGAATGAGTTATGAGGATAAAGAGAAATAAAACGGCAGAGTGTTCTCGCCGTGGAGTGGATGAGAAAGGTCGATTACGGGGTAGGATGAAGTGAGGGAGAGCAAAGCCACTTGGGATTGATTGGCGTAGGCACTGGACTGGTGTTGGCATTATTGGCATTATTGGCATTTCACATCCCCAAACATTCGTCGGCGAGTCTCAGAACTCACCCGTGGCGCAGTCTCAGTCAGACCCACTGACACTATCAGGCAGAAGTTTGAGGACATTCAGGGTTTGGAGATTATTGGGATCGAAAAGGAGTAACTGAAGCTTTTACATGGCGGGCTACCTACGGTTCTGAGGCACCTCTACGGGGACACAGACATGCTAGGCTATGGACATTCTAAACGAGACTTTTACAGGTATTTGAAGGAGTTCAAGAACAGTTCGGTGGCTCAGCAGGCACAGTCCGAGTCCAGTCAGCGCTCGCCAGGCATGGATGGCTGCGTTTTTGCATAAAGCACACAAGTTTACTCATACAATGCATACTAAGCATAAAGTAGTATGCACACGCTTGAGTACATAGCTCATCCGAGCTCCGCCAGAGCTCATATGAGCGTCACCTCCGATGCACGTGACGCCAAGGCCATCAGTAAGCAGAACGTCTCGAGCGAGCTATAAAAATAATTACGGAAATACTTTGAAATTCAGTAAGCTCGAGGCGCCAACAGCCACCTCACGGCGGTACCACTGGTACCACTTCTAAATCGGCATATTAGTAATTGGGCTGTAAAAAAGCGAGTCTAAATGAAGAAGCCGCTGTGCAAACGATTAAGTACTTTCTGAATAATTAACTTACGTTGTTAGAGAGAGAGGCCATCACGCAAGCTTGTTTTGGTCGTTGGTAATCGGAGGCGAAGACCTGGCTCGAGACGAAATTTTCCACAAGCTCGCTCGCTCGAGCGTCACATAACCAAAAAGGCCATTACATAAGCCATTTCGTCTCGAGCGAGCCAAACCTGAACCTGCAGTAAAGCGGAACTAACTTATGTAGCTGCCTGACTAAGCATTCACTGTCCCTTTTGGCAGGAATGCACGTCTCAAGATGTCTACTATAGATGATCAGCTCGGCCTCTAACATGACTGAATAGCAACACACAATACACAGGGCTGAACAATCTCTACGACAGGAAGTAACTTCTCTTTGCACTCTGATGGTGCGACCTTGCATTTCTCGCTGTCCTTGAGGGCACTGGACTGCTTCGTACTGCAAAATACCTCTCGGCTGTCCGAGATCATAATTGAAGAAAGACCAAGAGCTAGTATCGAGCCTTTGCCTTAGTGAAATGTAGGTCGGCGACTGTATTGCTGGTTTTCTGAAGGTGCGCCGTGATCGGTCCGACAGAAGTGGTGAGGCTTGCATTGATcacaaatatatatctctGCGCCAAGGACCGTAGCGTCATGTCGGAATATACTACACACCTACGAATCTGCACGAGCTTGGATTAAATCATGCTAAATCCATTCCAGCTCACAAATCTAGGGACTAGTTGGACATTATACCGATTCACCATGGGTGTGTCGATCTAATCCCGCTGCGTAGCCCACTCAGCCTTGACGATAGCGAGGTTGGTTGATCTTAAGACCACAGCGCGTGAGGTAACTCGTAATATAACAGAGAAAATAAGATGGCTGTGAGCCATTTTCAAGAGACAATGAGTCAAGTTGGCGCAGGCTTTTCGTCGGAAACCGCCAATTTTGGGGTGTACGAGATCAAGGTTGAAAGCGACCCACAAGATAAGATTGATAAAGTCTCAGCATTGAGACTGGGGGACTACTGGGACCAGGGCGATCCAACAGCAAAGGCTTCTAGAATCGAGATCCTGCACCGGCAGCCAGCTGTCTCCCGCCGTCCCGGAAACGGGAGGGAACAGCCGATGTCGCAGCTTATCCTTGTCAGGCTGCCACTACcgacctcatcctcaatAAGAACACAGTGGGCACCCTCGATCCCGTGTCTCCAAAGCGAGACTACGCGAAGCCGTACAAGATATGGCTCAATGGGGCAGTGAGAGCTTCTCGGCATTGACCACTGTCACGGTCGGCGTCGGGCGTCTACCTGACGCTACCTGACATTACTGACTCTACTGGCTCTACCTGATTTAATCGAGTTTCTACTCGCCGGACGGACATGCACGCATCATTATAGAGCGGAGAGCCGATGCGTCTAACTACGTATTGCAGCGCGCGACGGCTCAGTCCAATTGGCTTAGCGTGCTCTTGTCCAGGAAATGCCTTGCGAAATGCTTCGACCATGTCTGCCGAGTAAATTCCGATTGCTCAGTGTATTCGCAAGCCGTGCCGTGCGTTGGACATATGCTGACATGACGGTTCGGTCAGAGAAGACAACTACACAGTATTCACAATCACAGCTGCAGTCAACCAGTGGATTTGACCCGTTTCCGTCGGAGTGGCGTCATGCGTTGTGACTGGATATCCTGAGAAGCCGATATTCGAGACGTACCCGCGGCTTTTAGTATGCACCGGACGATGCCATCATAACCGCCGATATACGGATAGCTAGGATCCGGAATGTAGTCACGGAGTATCTTTCATCGAATGACTGCAGGAAGGCGTTCGACCAGCCGAGTTTCAATCTTGTGCGATCACGAAAACTACACTGCAGATGCTGGTATGGCTGATTTATATAGCATCGACAATCAAAGCAGTAAGTAGCTGTGGCTAGTGCACTAGCCCTTATTAAACATAGTGATTGCAAGCACTGAGCTAATGAAGAGTCGGTGAAGACGGACAGAAGGAGAAATGAAGCTCTGATCGGGAAGGTTGTTGTTTGTAGCGAGGCCGGAACAGGATGAAGATTACGGCGTATACGAGATCCTGCGTGCTCGAGTTTTTCAGTATGGCCGCGACCAGTGTGGAAATCAGTGGGATGATCATCAGTGACCTTCAGGAGAAGGCACCTAGGTGGTATTCAACTCGACGAGGAGATCGAGCAGAATCCAAACTCGCAGATATTCATCTTCACTCGTAGAGAGATGGCGATGAGCAGAGTGTAGAATGGTGTACGGATGCTCCGTAGGAGAGAAGCATCAGCCACGCACTAGCCTCAGGCACGGGCTCGCCGCTCGCCGCTCGGAAGCGAAAAAAGTTGTATCAGCCCCACCGGCGGAGCTCTACAATGCTCTCGAGTGGCACAACCGCTGCACTACTAGCCGCTCTTTTCCCGTTGACATTCTTGCGCGTATCGGCTGTCTGAGGTCCTCGAGCTGTGCCACTTAGTAGTGCTGCTCCCCACGTTTGTCCAGGTCCAGCTgcctgaggaggaggggtcGACGGGGACCACTCTTTCTCAGGGACAGGACCTGGACTACGCTGCATTTTCTGGCCTGGCCCATCCTCGACTACTTATACAGCCCACGTTTAACCCCTGGGGCCTTTCCTTAGAATCAATTAATACTCTTCCCATTCTTTCTCAACCTTGCCTCCCTCCTTCTTATCCTCATCTTTTTTACTCCATTGTGGTAGCTCTTTGCCATCTTCCCACGCGACTAGATTCCCAACTTCCCCTCCCGACACCGCCAATATGTCTCGCCCGCAGAACATCGGTATCAAGGCCATCGAGGTCTACTTCCCCAGCCAGTGTCTCGACCAGACGGAGCTCGAGAAGCACGATGGCGTTAGTGAGGGAAAGTACACAATCGGTCTTGGACAGTCCAAGATGAGCTTCTGTGATGACCGTGAGGGTACGTTTGGATTCTGCCAATAAAAAAATTTGGCTGAGCCTAACTTGCTGCTGTGTAGATATTTACTCTATTGCTCTCACCACCCTTTCCTCCCTCATGAAGAAATACAACATTGACCCCAACTCCGTCGGTCGATTGGAAGTCGGTACTGAGACTCTGCTGGACAAGTCCAAGTCCGTCAAGTCCGTCCTCATGCAGCTTTTTGCCCCCCACGGAAACACCAACATCGAGGGTGTCGACACCGTCAATGCTTGCTACGGAGGAACCAACGCTctgttcaacagcatcaactgGGTGGAGTCGTCTGCCTGGGACGGCAGAGACGCCGTCGTCGTTTGTGGTGACATTGCTCTTTATGCCAAGGGCGCCGCTCGGCCCACTGGTGGTGCCGGCTGTGTGGCCATGCTGATCGGTCCCGACGCTCCTATCATCTTTGAGCCCGGTCTCCGTGCTTCTTACCTTACCCACGCATACGACTTTTACAAGCCCGATCTCACTAGCGAGTACCCCGTTGTTGACGGCCACTTCTCCCTTCGTTGCTACACCGAGGCCGTTGATGCCTGCTACAAGGCCTACGGTGCCCGTGAGAAGACactgaaggagaagacccAAAATGGCACCAACGGTGTCACTCACGACGAGTCTAAGACCGCTCTCGACCGTTTCGACTATGTCCTCTTCCACGCCCCTACTTGCAAGCTCGTGCAGAAGTCCTACGCTCGCATGCTCTACAACGACTACCTCGCCAACCCCACTCACCCCTCATTCGCTGAAGTTGCCCCTGAGCTGCGTGACCTCGACTACGAAACCTCTCTGACTGACAAGAATGTCGAGAAGACTTTCATGGGTCTGACCAAGAAGCGTTTCGCCGAGCGCGTGCGCCCTGGTCTTGACGTTGCCACCCTGTGCGGTAACATGTACACCGCTACCGTCTACGCTggtctctgctctctgcTCAGCAATGTCACCTTCGACCCCAGCCAGCCCAAGCGcctcggcttcttctcctaCGGCAGTGGTCTTGCCAGCTCTCTGTTCAGCGCCAAGATTGTTGGCGACGTTTCCTACAttgttgagaagctgaacctGCACAAGCGTCTTGAGTCCCGCACAGTCTTGTCTCCCACGGACTATGAAGCCATGTGCGAGCTCCGCGAGCACGCCCACTTGGCCAAGGACTTCAAGCCCTCTGGCAACCCCGACACACTCTTCCCCGGCACATACTACCTCACCGAGATTGATGGTATGTTCCGTCGCAAGTACGAAACAAAGGCATGAATGACGACCAGCATATAATCACCATTGCTTCTAATCATCCTCCTACGATGAGGATTCTGTCTATATGACTTCTAGATTCCCTCTTGCATGATGTTGTTATACTCGGTACGATAGAATcgttctgtttctttttttctgggCAAGGCGGCGCTGGAAAGCTTCCGGTTCATGAATACGAAAAACTTGTTTTTGAAATATCATAATACTGCTAATCAATTATTTATTATCATGATATTTTCGTCGTAAGTGTCCAGTATGCTAGATAAATCAGGGTTCAAAAAGTCATTCTACTACAGTGCAAAAGACGCACCTGCTTAGCACTGCCTAGCTACTCGCGGGTCCTCGTATGAGCTTTGACTCTGCGTTCCTGCGGCTCCTGTTAGCTTGCTGCGATCTCCCTCAGAAACAAGCTCATTGGCTGAATTTTTCAGGCGGAAGGAAGGAATCCATGATGGATCCCGTGCACATTGCCTGCATTATCCTACAGCTAACCTCAACTTctctcatcatcttcacttcGATACCCATCCAGTACCAGTCCGTACTGGGCAGAattttcttcattttcttgcCATATTGTGTTCAGATAAGCCAAGCCACTACCGATCGATGACGAGAAGATTCGATACACCCCGGCGCCTAGCTGGATCAGGTCGTCGGCGCGTACTGAGACCACCTTAGTCGCTGGGCAGGTATTCTTAGAACATCAAGGACCCTGGAGCTCTCGCAGGCGTCATGCTAGTTCCGGAATTCTCTGCCGTGGCAATTGGGATGCCCCATGTCGGAATCTGCTGCTCCATATCACACTCGGCGCTTATACAACCCCCCTCACCAAAGACGAACGCACCAGAGGCGCGTCTGGCATTTCCGGTGTAGCAGATGCCCACCGACAGCTCTCTTGCCGCCGACCTGTTGAAGCCTGAGGCTTTAGTGATATTCTGGGTAAATTTAGTTCCTTTACTACCCAGAATAGACGAAACATGTCTGTGCCGATTATAGATCCTCCCTGGCGCTTGCGCGAACCATTCCTCAACGATATACGCCTGAAGACAACGGCAACATGCAAAATATAGTAACATTTTGACGCGCAGGTGCCACCTGAAACAGCCGTGCTTGCTGAAGATATCCTGGACATCGGATCATGCCAGCAGGAACTGGCACGTTAGACCGGATTCTTGCTGAAAACACCTATCCCAGCCGCGGATCTGGCGTTTTAATGGGGCTCTCTCCATGTTTCAGGTTATTTGGTCCCTGGAAGATCTGTTGATGGGTTGCTTCTAATTTAGCTGTGGTGTCTCTGATGCTCAAAGCATTTAACGGCCAACCATTCCCACCTCTACCCAGACCGAGTCTTGTCTTTCCATTCGCAAGTGTCATGGTTGGGATCTGATATCTCTCTGTTTAGAAGAATTTGGCCAATTCTATTCTCTACCCATCGTCCGGGAAGCTGGTCCTCCCGACTACACCTACCTAATTGGCCTATATACTCTGACTACCACAAGACGATGTCCCTGGGCTTTCCTTACTACCGGCCCACCACCCCTCCTGTCCAGTACCAGGAGTTGGCTGGGCAGACACATAATCACACCGCGTCAGATTCGTCTATATACTCCAATGATTCGTCTCCATGGTCTGCTGTCACTTCGACTACGAGCCCAACAATCGATTCTCCTCCCCGGTACCAACATGGCCCTGCTCTTCTACCTAGGATCAGATCACAAGACGTCGTTATTGAGCCTCCACCAACCGCAGGACCGCAGCGTCACCGGCGATTCCTTTCCAACACTCGAAACCCACCAGGCTTCATTCCTTACCCAACTCGGCGTCCGTCAGTCCAGCGCAATGTGGTTGAGGTATCAGATAGACTTGCAGCTGTCTCATCCGCTCATACCTCGCCTGTCTACGCTTCTTACAATGAATCAGCACTTTCATCCCCCGTGAGCATTACGGCCTCTCACAGACGCGAGGATTCTGGCAAGCACTCTCGCTCGAGCTCTGCGTCGAGTATGGAAGAAGCCAAATATGCCTACCTGAATTATCGGCAGTGTCCGAAATATACAGCTCAACCCCAGGCTTCCCCTACTGCACTCATCACACCGGCCACACCAAGTATCATGGTGTATCCCCCGTTCTCACGGGACTCGCCAGCCGAACCCGCAACGAAGAGCCAAGGAACGCCAGCACAGCTTGCGCTCCCTGCTTCCCCGTACCACTACGCTCAAGCTCCCAGTGCCCAATGCTCACCCGTTGGCGTCGCGCATCCGGTCCCCACCGTTTGTGCGCAGTCAACCACTCTTCTTTCGTATTTAACAAGCCCAACGCAAGCGATCAACCTAGTCCGCAATGTAAGTGTAATTCCCACCAGAGGCTTGCACGACTATTTTTGGTGGGATATTCGAAACCTACGCAGCTggacttctttctcattggAAACCTTCAACTCAATCAAGGGACTCACCAAACTCTTGAAAACGGCGATTCCTACGAGTCtggctcctccagctgtAGTCCAGAGCAGTCGCCTATCCCCAGACTCCGAGATTGCGCTTGTTAATCTCGTTCAAGATATCTATGCCCCGCGAGTCAATGCTGCCCTCGCGGTGTCACAAGGACCGGACCATTTATCTTTATACCCAGCCCCCACCCCTCGAATTCCGGCCAACAAGAACTACGGTGGCCCGCACTTTCTGGCTAACTATGCCTCCGACACCGAACAAACTACCTCGGGCCTCCCTCGCGGCCGCCTCGTCGGGATAGCGAAGAGCTTCGACCGGTGGAACACAGGTATGCGCAATGAGGCACCCCACCGGCGCGTTGAGTACCTTAACGGCCTCGCCCACCTCCAGCGTTGCATGCGCGAGCACTCCTGCCGCTatggcttcatcatcaccgagATTGAGCTCGTCTGCGTCCGTGCCGGCTGCGACCCCGGCGACGACGTCCCATACTTTGGATTTCTGGAAGTCTCCGCGCCCATCCCCACGAATGTCGCCGCTCGTCCGGCCAATGCCAATGACGACGCCGTCGAGCACAATTCAACGGCATATGCCTCACCTAACTCGCCCACTCCCTCCGTCGACAGCTCTCTGGCCAGTCAATCACCGCCTTACAACCACAACCCCCATGAGGGATACTCCGTTGAAGCGACAGAAGCCCTCAATGGCCCCATGACCGCGAGCTTAGCGCTCTACTTCCTCCTTATGCTCTCGAAATCCGTCCCGCTTCCCTCTCAGCCCTCCTCCCATCTTAATGTTGGCGGTCCCGGGGCGCTGACCCGTCAGAGAACCCTACCTGAGGGGAAGGATAAGTGGATTCCGGAGCCGCAGATTGGTGAAAAACGTGATGCAAAGCGCGTACGGGGCTGGATCTGGCCCCATGATGCATGGCATCGGAGGGAGGGGGGTGGCGTGCCAAGGTCTaaggcagcagcggcggcaccagcgaaggcgaagaagtgGCATAAATAGGGCTGGCTAATACTGTTGCGTCTTACTGGGTTTTGAAAGGAGTATAGGCGTAACCTACGGGTCTGGGAGGGGTTTTGTTATATCATGATAGCATTAATCTAATTTTCTCCCTTTGAGTATCGCCTGTACTGTCGTGGCCGTAAAGACTCTGAGCCTTCATACACTCTGAGGATCAAGGACCGGCTCGTACCTCAGGGCAATCAAGCGTTAGAGCTCCCAGCTAGAAGACTAAACCTTTCATATTGCACAATGCTTCCTCAAAGAATGCCCTTTCAAGCTTCAGGAAGTTCAGCGAATCGATTCCCCAACCCGCAAAAGCACTCCATCGACCGCTCAACATCCAATGCCTCGCgcttctcatccttgccaAACGTTCGTTTCCCAAGCACCTCCTCCAGACTCCACGCAATCCTCTCCGCGCCCAACCTCGCCCCCTCCAGATTGGGCGCCCCAGGACCAAGTCTCAAGGCCGCAAGCCTTCCCGTCATATACAGCGGCACCTCCGCCTGCCACATCAGGTCATCCGTGAGACAGGGTAAACCTCCAATTGATCGAATAGGGTAGTCTGCATGCATTTTCTGCATGAATGGCAACTCGTTGACATCCATGTGCATACCCGTCGCAAAGCAGACGTAGTCGATTTGGTCGGGAAGGTTTGGAATCGGTGGGCTGGTGGCTAAGCGCCAGGTTCTTGTGGCGGGATTATACGCTTTCTCTGTGATGACTGTGTGGGTGTGGATAGAGAGCCTTTTGGCAGCAGCATGTTTGAGCAGGATCCTCTGGTAACGGGGGGTGATGCTGCCGCCTCCGCGGGCTGTTTTAATCATTTCAAGGCGTTCTTCGTCTGTGTCCGCAGACCAGAAGACGGCTTTGGAATAGTTCTTGAATTTACCCATCCATGTTAGGGTGATGTCGAAGTGTTTGACTACCACTTGGGTATTAGCATGTACTTTACAGAAGTAGATGAAGAAGCGAACCTTTAAAGTCAGACCTCATCAGAAACCACACCTTGCTTACTCCCTTCCTGATGGCCATATCGACAATCTGCGCAGAAGATAGTCCGCCTCCCACGATGACGAGATTCGTTTCCTTCCGTGCTTGGATCATCCTCTTAACATGCGGGCACGGAAACAGACCCGGTCTGAGGTCGGAACTGTGGCACGcgccctctttctcctgctcgCTCAGTTCAAAGGGCATGATCTTCTTCCCACCAGGTCCAACGGCCAGTACCACAGTCCGGGCATAGAAGACCCTCTCATCCTTTGTGGTAACGGTAAAGACCTTCTTCACGGAGTCAAGATCATCCACATACCCATACGTGATATCAGAaacctctgcctcctcaatAAACCCCTTTCTATCCAACCGATACCTAGACACGACGCTCTCACAGAAATCTCTGAACAGCCCTGTGCCAGGCGAAAAGTAATCCTTGCGATCACGTTCGTCGATTTCAGTGTCCCCCAGCACTCCCAGATTACCttttttctgcttcaacCTCTGCCGTtgttgcttctttttcttgtgtTTGGAAAGCTCTTTCCCTACGCAGCCCGGTATCTCCCACAGATCGTCTTCGCGGCCTTGCTCGGTCGTATACGCGAGCATGCCGTCGCGATCACTGGGGTCGACATGGAAGAACATAGGACTGCGGAGCTGAGCGATCTCGAGGGTGTTGAAGGCCCGATGCCATTTTGTGAGCCAGTTTGGGGATGTCGAGTCTAGGACTTTGATCGAGGGAGAatctttgctttcttcttcgggcTCAGAGTCCCAGTCGTGAGAGGATACAGACGTTGCTGAGTCTCTGCCCTGGGTGAATGTCGTGGAGTTCGTAGAGGTGGAATCCTCGCTCGATACAGACGAggccctctccttcccttgTGCAGCAGGTTGGTGCTTGGGAACCCCCAGGCTCCCCATCTTTCCCGGTCTCCTTCGGACTAGGTTCATCCTGCCCTTGTGTTTATTGA
This genomic interval carries:
- a CDS encoding FAD binding domain protein (transcript_id=CADANIAT00005479), giving the protein MAQLHDVLIIGAGPCGLAVAARLREHTPSAIFTDAEHQRYHWINKHKGRMNLVRRRPGKMGSLGVPKHQPAAQGKERASSVSSEDSTSTNSTTFTQGRDSATSVSSHDWDSEPEEESKDSPSIKVLDSTSPNWLTKWHRAFNTLEIAQLRSPMFFHVDPSDRDGMLAYTTEQGREDDLWEIPGCVGKELSKHKKKKQQRQRLKQKKGNLGVLGDTEIDERDRKDYFSPGTGLFRDFCESVVSRYRLDRKGFIEEAEVSDITYGYVDDLDSVKKVFTVTTKDERVFYARTVVLAVGPGGKKIMPFELSEQEKEGACHSSDLRPGLFPCPHVKRMIQARKETNLVIVGGGLSSAQIVDMAIRKGVSKVWFLMRSDFKVKHFDITLTWMGKFKNYSKAVFWSADTDEERLEMIKTARGGGSITPRYQRILLKHAAAKRLSIHTHTVITEKAYNPATRTWRLATSPPIPNLPDQIDYVCFATGMHMDVNELPFMQKMHADYPIRSIGGLPCLTDDLMWQAEVPLYMTGRLAALRLGPGAPNLEGARLGAERIAWSLEEVLGKRTFGKDEKREALDVERSMECFCGLGNRFAELPEA
- a CDS encoding M28 family metallopeptidase (transcript_id=CADANIAT00005475) — its product is MTKDQKYEYDSLPIPSYEEAIADRPSSSRTHLAADVTDDPAAEGQALLHETRESAARDGPQSRPHGYHPPTVESARNSVDDLGSSPAASERGSLEELRGELNQMDVEDGSQQSSQRSRLRSRLSKPFSNLGRTLSSIHLPLRRFLPNFKFTINLNSARTSFNSNGCIILLRLFGLLLVIAVIYVFVVSDVFNFSSRFMMGQSYSAASVENFVQGHINETNIAEYLRRVTEFPHMAGTEGSYVLAEWIQREFEEAGLETIEMEKYEVYLNYPKEDGRRIAIIDPPDLRWEAILEENDSETPVFHGHSKSGNVTGHLVYANYGSREDFQYLADKGINLNGSIALVRYYGTESDRALKVKAAELAGAAGCIIYSDPSDDGFVRGAAYPKGRFMPADGVQRGAVSQMSYVVGDVLSPGFASTPQMKTRLSLEQTTGMPGIPSLPLAWRDAQRLLQVLEGHGSKVPKKWVGGVPKVKQWWTGDEKSPTVNLMNLQDEVDRQPIYNVIGRIHGMEEPEKKIIVGNHRDSWCLGSADPGSGTAVFLELVRVFGELLTFGWRPLRTIEFASWDAEEYNLIGSTEHVEDSMDNLHGNAYAYINVDVGVSGTDFEASGCPLYERVVMQVLGRISDPVTNETLKDIWEQKNKRFAPLGAGSDYVAFQDLAGISSIDFGFTGEPYPYHSCHENFDWMAKFGDPGFQYHKILGQFWGLLLLQFADNPILPYDVEVYAEHLAGYVIDLENYARSKNVPIDNNASGDSSVNLTPLYNATSKLRADAEQFQQWPKLWHDAVWGAGGFENNIIALQRMSHNFRMAKLDVHLLDNRYGGGIPNRTQFKHVVFGPQLWSGYDAAIFPAIQDSLETRNWTLAQEWVDRIAGIIQNAGDKLLHDD
- a CDS encoding uncharacterized protein (transcript_id=CADANIAT00005476); amino-acid sequence: METMSQVGAGFSSETANFGVYEIKVESDPQDKIDKVSALRLGDYWDQGDPTAKASRIEILHRQPAVSRRPGNGREQPMSQLILVRLPLPTSSSIRTQWAPSIPCLQSETTRSRTRYGSMGQ
- a CDS encoding uncharacterized protein (transcript_id=CADANIAT00005478); the encoded protein is MSLGFPYYRPTTPPVQYQELAGQTHNHTASDSSIYSNDSSPWSAVTSTTSPTIDSPPRYQHGPALLPRIRSQDVVIEPPPTAGPQRHRRFLSNTRNPPGFIPYPTRRPSVQRNVVEVSDRLAAVSSAHTSPVYASYNESALSSPVSITASHRREDSGKHSRSSSASSMEEAKYAYLNYRQCPKYTAQPQASPTALITPATPSIMVYPPFSRDSPAEPATKSQGTPAQLALPASPYHYAQAPSAQCSPVGVAHPVPTVCAQSTTLLSYLTSPTQAINLVRNGLTKLLKTAIPTSLAPPAVVQSSRLSPDSEIALVNLVQDIYAPRVNAALAVSQGPDHLSLYPAPTPRIPANKNYGGPHFLANYASDTEQTTSGLPRGRLVGIAKSFDRWNTGMRNEAPHRRVEYLNGLAHLQRCMREHSCRYGFIITEIELVCVRAGCDPGDDVPYFGFLEVSAPIPTNVAARPANANDDAVEHNSTAYASPNSPTPSVDSSLASQSPPYNHNPHEGYSVEATEALNGPMTASLALYFLLMLSKSVPLPSQPSSHLNVGGPGALTRQRTLPEGKDKWIPEPQIGEKRDAKRVRGWIWPHDAWHRREGGGVPRSKAAAAAPAKAKKWHK
- the erg13 gene encoding hydroxymethylglutaryl-CoA synthase (transcript_id=CADANIAT00005477) produces the protein MSRPQNIGIKAIEVYFPSQCLDQTELEKHDGVSEGKYTIGLGQSKMSFCDDREDIYSIALTTLSSLMKKYNIDPNSVGRLEVGTETLLDKSKSVKSVLMQLFAPHGNTNIEGVDTVNACYGGTNALFNSINWVESSAWDGRDAVVVCGDIALYAKGAARPTGGAGCVAMLIGPDAPIIFEPGLRASYLTHAYDFYKPDLTSEYPVVDGHFSLRCYTEAVDACYKAYGAREKTLKEKTQNGTNGVTHDESKTALDRFDYVLFHAPTCKLVQKSYARMLYNDYLANPTHPSFAEVAPELRDLDYETSLTDKNVEKTFMGLTKKRFAERVRPGLDVATLCGNMYTATVYAGLCSLLSNVTFDPSQPKRLGFFSYGSGLASSLFSAKIVGDVSYIVEKLNLHKRLESRTVLSPTDYEAMCELREHAHLAKDFKPSGNPDTLFPGTYYLTEIDGMFRRKYETKA